The stretch of DNA ACTTATTGGCCTGATCCCCGGCGCCAGCGTGATCGGCCCCTGGGGTGCGGTCCTCCTGGTGGTTTTGCGGGTCTGCCAGGGAATCGCCGTCGGCGGTGAATGGGGCGGGGCCGCACTGATGGCCCTGGAACACTCCGATCCCAAGCGCCGCGGCTTCGCTGCCTCCTTCGTCAACGCCGGCGCTCCGACAGGTGCTGTGCTCGGCACCGTGGTGATGGGCATCTTTTCGGCCCTGCCTCAGGACGCCTTCCTCGCCTGGGGATGGCGCGTGCCGTTCCTGCTGTCCTTCGTCCTGTTGATTGTGGGCATGTTCGTCCGGCTGCGCGTTTCGGAAAGCCCGATCTTTGCGGAGGCCGTGGCCAAGGAGGGCGCCCAGGGCGCCAAGCGCAAGATCCCGCTGGTGGAGGTACTCCGCCGTCCCAAGGCATTGATCATGATCATGTTCGCAGGCGCCGCCGGATTCGGCCTCCAGGTAGTACTGCCCACGTTCTCGGTGACCTATGCCGTCTCCAAGGGCGCACCGCAGCAGGGCGTGCTCTACGCTTTCGCCGGAGCCTCAGCCATCTCCATCCTGTTCGTCCTCCTCGGCGGCAGGCTCTCCGACCGCTTCGGGCGCCGGCCGGTCATGGTGGCCGGCCTGGCATTGTTCATCGCCTACCTGTTCCCGATGTTCGGGATGCTCGGCTCCGGCAACGTCGGCCTGATCTTCCTGGCCTTCACCGTGGCGCTTATCCTGCATTCCTCCCTCTACGGCCCCCTGGCGGCGTTTGTCTCGGAGCAGTTCGGCACCACGAACCGCTACACCGGTGCCGCCGTCGGATACCAGCTGGCCACCCTGATCGGCGCCGGCTTCACACCCGGCATTCTTGCCGGCCTGTACAAGGATTCCGGCCAGAGCATCGTGCCTGTGGTGGTGTTCCTGTCCGTCATGGCCCTTGTCTCCATTGTCTTCATCCTGCTGACGCGGGAGTCTAAGAACAACGACCTCACCATGGTCAGTTAGGAGTACCGCAAACATGGACAACAACGGAGTTGGCTCCTGGCTGCAGCGGCGCCGCGCCAAGTCGGGAACGAAGGCGGCACTCGTCACCGGGATGGGCAGCATGACCTACACGCAGCTCGCCGACCGGACGGACCGGCTGGCCAACGCCCTTCGGAACAGGGGAGTGGCCAAGGGGGACCGGGTGGCCTACCTCGGCGAGAACCACCCTTCCTTCGTGGAGACCTTCTTCGCCTGCGGCCTGCTCGGCGCCATCTTCGTCCCGCTGAACACCCGGCTGGCCGCCCCCGAGCTGCAGTTCCAGCTGCAGGACTCCGGGGCCAAGCTCCTCATCAACGCCGCCCCCCTGGAAACCGTGGCCGCCGCGTCCACGGAAGAAACCGTGGTGTCCCATCGCCTGTTGGTGGCGCCCGACGGCGGCACGGAAGGTTCCGCTGTCAGCCCGCCATCCGGCGTCGAACACTATGACGAGGTGCTTCAGGCGGCGGCCGCAACGCCGCTCGACCAGGCGGTGACGCTGGACGACGGCGCCATGATCCTCTACACCTCGGGCACCACGGGCAGGCCCAAAGGCGCGCTCCTGACGCACGGCAACATCACGTGGAACTGCTTCAACACGGTGGTGGACATGGACCTGAACCGGAACGACGTGGCGCTGATGATTTCGCCGCTGTTCCATGTGGCGTCCCTGGACATGGGCCTGCTGCCCATGCTGCTCAAGGGCGCCACCGTGGTGCTGGAATCCAAGTTCGATGCCGGGCGGGTGCTGGAGCTGATCCGGCAGCACAAGGTCACCACCCTCAACGGTGTCCCCACAACCTTTCAGATGCTCTGCGACCACCCGGACTGGCAGACGGCGGACCTGACCTCCCTGGATAAGCTCACCTGCGGCGGTTCGGCCATTCCGCGCCGCGTCCTGGACGCGTACGAGGCACGCGGCATCGGTTTCACCAGCTGCTACGGCATGACCGAAACCGCGCCCGGCGTCACCATGCTGCCGGTGGCCCGGTCCAGGGACAAGGCCGGGTCAGCCGGGCTGCCGCACTTCTTCACCGACGTCCGTATCGCCGATCCCATGGGCGGCCTCTCGCCTGAAGGACAGGTGGGCGAGATCCAGATTTCCGGCCCCAACGTCATCAAGAAGTACTGGAACCGGCCGGACGCCACCGCGGAAAGCTACGCGGATGGCAGCTGGTTCCGTTCCGGCGATATGGGCTACCGGGACGAAGAAGGGTTCCTGTTCGTCTCGGACCGCATCAAGGACATGATCATCTCCGGCGGCGAGAACATCTATCCCGCTGAGGTCGAGGCCGCGATCGCCGAGCTTTCCGCCGTGGCAAGCGTCGCGGTGATCGGCGTTGAGGATTCCAAGTGGGGTGAGGTTCCCCGCGCGATCGTCACGCTCCGCGAGGGTGCCTCGCTCACTGAGGAGCAGCTGCGCTCGCACCTCGACGGACGGCTGGCCCGGTACAAGATCCCCAAGTCCGTGGTGTTCGTGGATGAGATGCCTCGCACGGCCAGCGGGAAAATCCGCAAGGTGGAGCTGCGGAACCAGTTCGCGCACTGACGTCCCCGACGTGAAGGCGCTCTACTGCCAAAAGCGGTAGACCGCCTAACCCTTCGCCAGCCGGTACCGCTCGATCTGTTTGAGGCGCCGCAGGAGGCTGTCGCGCCGGGGGTGCGGGACGGCGTCGGCCGCTTCGGCGGTGAGGTCGATGTGTTTCGTGCCGTACTGCCACAGCAGCAGGTCATCGAGCAGCCGGTCCGGGCCGGGGGAGTAGCGGTGGTCCAGGGCCTTGCGGACCTCGGTGATGCGGTTGGCGCTGAGCAGCCCGGCCAGCTGCATGGTCTGGTTGAGGCCGTGGGCGGCGAGGAGTTCGGCGGCCCAGCCCCAGTCGTCGTCCACCTTCCGGTCCACGTGCGGGAGCAGGGTGCGCCAAACATCGCGGATGCGGTTGGGTGTCAGCGGCGCTGCGCCCTCGCCCTCGGTATCCCAGAAGCTGCGCACTTCCTCATAGCGTTCGTGCAGGTCCGCGAAGGCTGTTTCCACCGTTTCCAGCATCGCAGCGGTAGCCGTGAACTGCCGGTCGAAATGCGGGGTCCAGGCGCGCGGGTCCTCGGCCTTGAACCGGATATCGTGCTCGATCTCGCTCCACGCGTGCGCGAAAATGGTGCGGATCTGGCACTCGAAAAAGTAGCTCCCGTTGGGCTGCGCCTCCGGGTTGAAAACCTGCTGGTACTCCTTGACGGCCTCGTTCTGGATGGTCCGGAGGATCAGGTGCCGGCTGGAATAGCCGTAGGTGCCGGATTCGATGGAGCCAATGTCCTTCTCCCGGTCCCCGCGGCAGTCAAGCAGCTGCCGCTGCCGCTTGATGATGTTGGCCACCGCGGCGTTCTCGGCTGGCAGCTTGGTGATGACGCGGATGCCCACCATGTCGTTCAAGGTCCGGAACGGGTCCGGGAACTTCAGCACCGGCGGCGCGCCGGGCTCCAGCGGCTCCTCGATCCGGGAGATCTTCTCCTTGAACGACTCCACCGTTTTGGTGCGCCCGGTGACGAATAGCGGCGTGACCTCGCTGTCCTTCAGCATGTCCCGCATCAGCAGCAGGACATCCCGCGTGACCAGCTTCAGGGCAGGCCGGACGCGCTCGTAGATCTCCACGTTCCGCTGCACGGACTCCCGCAGGTCCGCGTCCAGGCTCTCCCAGTTACTTGGCATAATCCCAGCTTACGGCCGGGCACTGACAGAACGGCGGCGGCCGGAACCTTCAGCGTTCCGCGGCAGCAGTGGAGCCGCGCACCACCAGTGAGCTCTCCAGTGTGACCTCGTTCTGCTGCAATGGCTTCCCCTCCATCAGGCGGCGCAGCTGCTCCCCGGCCTTCAGGCCAAGGGGCGTGGCGGGCAGATGGACGCTGGTCAGGCCGGGATTGCTCGTGGCCGAATACGGCAGGTCATCAAACCCGGCCACCGCCAGCTCCTCCGGAATCCGCACCCCCGCCACGCGCGCCTCCTGCAGCACCCCGTAGGCGTGCGTATCAGTACCGCAGACGACGGCGGTCACCCCCTCGCGCTGCCATCCCACCCAGGCGGAGGCGAAGGCGGAAGCCGCCGTGCCGACGTCGATTGTGGTGCTGATGATGCGGTCCTCACCCACGTTGATGCCGCGGGCAGCCGCCTCGTCCAGGAAGGCCTGACGGCGGAGGGCGAACGTTTCCGTACCGGTGACGCTGTCAACATAAGCGACCTCGCAGTGCCCGGCTTCGGCCAGGTGGGCTGCCAGCTCCCGGGCACCGCTGGCCACATCCAGGTTCACCGACGGCGCGTACGCCGCCAGGCCCGGGGCGTCCAGCAGCACAAGGGGCGACGGCGACGCGAGGTCCTCGAGGAAGCCGGCGTTGGGTGCGTCCACCAGGAGCCCGGCCGGACGCAGCGACATCAGCCGCCGGACGTCGTCGGCCTGGGGGAACTCGCCCGCCTCCGTGACGGAGAGCAGCAGCTGGTACGCCGGGCCGAGGGACTCGCGCACTCCCGCGATCACCTTGGCAAAGAACGGGTTGGAAATGTCCGGCGCCACCAGGATCACGATGGAGCTCACGCCCTTGGCCAGCGAACTGCCGATGCCGTCCACCACGTAGCCAAGCTCGGCGATGGCTTCGCGGACCCGGGAAATGTTGTCCTCGGAGACGCGTCCCGCCGTCTTGCCGTTGGCCACCAGCGAGACGGTGGCGGTGGAGACACCGGCCCGCGCGGCAACCATCGCCGCCGTGACCCGCCGCGAACGCGCGGGCTGCTGCAGCTGTTCCGCGGAGTCCATACCTCGATCGTAATAGTGGAAGTGCGCGGCTCAGCCCACGAAGTCGAGGTCGGCGGGGCTGGCCGGATGCTCCTTGGCCGGCCGGCGCCTGCCACCGCGCTGGGCGGCGGCACCGGCGAGGACCACCAGCAGGATCCCAACCACCTGGATGGCAGAGGGCTGCTGGTGGAGGATGAGCAGCCCGAGGAGGACGCCGACGGCGGGTTCGAGGGCCATCAGCGTTCCAAACGCGGTGGGCGTCATCCTCCGCAGGGCCAGCATTTCCAGCGCGAACGGCAGCACAGGCAGCAGGATGGCCAGCCCCGCCGCGGCGGCCAGGACGTCAAGGC from Pseudarthrobacter siccitolerans encodes:
- a CDS encoding MFS transporter, whose translation is MSGHTTLAAGGTAAKRKEARTVILSSYLGSTIEFYDFLLYATAAAVAFPKVFFAGTDEWVGVVAAYATFAAGYVARPLGGVIFGHFGDRIGRKGMLIVSMAMMGIASTLIGLIPGASVIGPWGAVLLVVLRVCQGIAVGGEWGGAALMALEHSDPKRRGFAASFVNAGAPTGAVLGTVVMGIFSALPQDAFLAWGWRVPFLLSFVLLIVGMFVRLRVSESPIFAEAVAKEGAQGAKRKIPLVEVLRRPKALIMIMFAGAAGFGLQVVLPTFSVTYAVSKGAPQQGVLYAFAGASAISILFVLLGGRLSDRFGRRPVMVAGLALFIAYLFPMFGMLGSGNVGLIFLAFTVALILHSSLYGPLAAFVSEQFGTTNRYTGAAVGYQLATLIGAGFTPGILAGLYKDSGQSIVPVVVFLSVMALVSIVFILLTRESKNNDLTMVS
- the menE gene encoding o-succinylbenzoate--CoA ligase; this encodes MDNNGVGSWLQRRRAKSGTKAALVTGMGSMTYTQLADRTDRLANALRNRGVAKGDRVAYLGENHPSFVETFFACGLLGAIFVPLNTRLAAPELQFQLQDSGAKLLINAAPLETVAAASTEETVVSHRLLVAPDGGTEGSAVSPPSGVEHYDEVLQAAAATPLDQAVTLDDGAMILYTSGTTGRPKGALLTHGNITWNCFNTVVDMDLNRNDVALMISPLFHVASLDMGLLPMLLKGATVVLESKFDAGRVLELIRQHKVTTLNGVPTTFQMLCDHPDWQTADLTSLDKLTCGGSAIPRRVLDAYEARGIGFTSCYGMTETAPGVTMLPVARSRDKAGSAGLPHFFTDVRIADPMGGLSPEGQVGEIQISGPNVIKKYWNRPDATAESYADGSWFRSGDMGYRDEEGFLFVSDRIKDMIISGGENIYPAEVEAAIAELSAVASVAVIGVEDSKWGEVPRAIVTLREGASLTEEQLRSHLDGRLARYKIPKSVVFVDEMPRTASGKIRKVELRNQFAH
- a CDS encoding GTP pyrophosphokinase — its product is MPSNWESLDADLRESVQRNVEIYERVRPALKLVTRDVLLLMRDMLKDSEVTPLFVTGRTKTVESFKEKISRIEEPLEPGAPPVLKFPDPFRTLNDMVGIRVITKLPAENAAVANIIKRQRQLLDCRGDREKDIGSIESGTYGYSSRHLILRTIQNEAVKEYQQVFNPEAQPNGSYFFECQIRTIFAHAWSEIEHDIRFKAEDPRAWTPHFDRQFTATAAMLETVETAFADLHERYEEVRSFWDTEGEGAAPLTPNRIRDVWRTLLPHVDRKVDDDWGWAAELLAAHGLNQTMQLAGLLSANRITEVRKALDHRYSPGPDRLLDDLLLWQYGTKHIDLTAEAADAVPHPRRDSLLRRLKQIERYRLAKG
- a CDS encoding LacI family DNA-binding transcriptional regulator; amino-acid sequence: MVAARAGVSTATVSLVANGKTAGRVSEDNISRVREAIAELGYVVDGIGSSLAKGVSSIVILVAPDISNPFFAKVIAGVRESLGPAYQLLLSVTEAGEFPQADDVRRLMSLRPAGLLVDAPNAGFLEDLASPSPLVLLDAPGLAAYAPSVNLDVASGARELAAHLAEAGHCEVAYVDSVTGTETFALRRQAFLDEAAARGINVGEDRIISTTIDVGTAASAFASAWVGWQREGVTAVVCGTDTHAYGVLQEARVAGVRIPEELAVAGFDDLPYSATSNPGLTSVHLPATPLGLKAGEQLRRLMEGKPLQQNEVTLESSLVVRGSTAAAER